TATCCGCTCCAACCTAAAGGGAATCATCAGCAAAGTTAGAGAAACCGAAGGTTCATGAGTTAAAATCTGAAGACTTGATTGATTTaccttttcttcatcattatcAAGCGTGGCTTTAATGGCATCAACCTTGGAAGCAAGACGAAGCAGAGTGCAACCACCACCAACAACAATACCTTCCTCGACAGCGGCCTGAAGAATTAAAATCCTGATTAGTTATAGTTCACGAGTATGCAAATAACACGCTTCTCAAGCCTCAGAAATACAAAATCACCTTTGTTGCATTAAGAGCATCTTCAActctcaacttcttctctttgagtTCTGTCTCAGTTTGTGCTCCAACCTTTAACCAATACATAACGAGCTTAACTTAATATCTCTGAAACACATCTTAATCAGACAAAGGAAACTTAAATAGTTTTTAGTTTACCTGAATCACAGCAACTCCACCAGAGAGCTTTGCAATTCTCTCATTGAGTTTCTCCTTCTCGTAATCTTGCTCCGCTTGCTGCACAAACCAATTACCATTGCAATGTAACTACACTATCcacaaaaagtaaaagaggTCCCATATATGCTATACTCTTTTACTATACCTCAATAAGATTTTTAATCTGTGTAACACGCTTTTTCACTGCATCCTGTGTGCTTCCATCACCCACTATGGTCGAGGTCTCCTTTGTGAGGACAACCTTTGAAGCATTACCAAGAACCTCTTTTCCAGCTTTGTCAAGTGAAAGACCAACTTCCTCACGGATCACAGTTGCTGCAAGCGAAGATAGAAAATTAGGACAAGataaaaactacaaatataTGCGTAAACATAGGGCTCATCAATGCAGACAGAACTTACCTCCAGTTAGAATGGCAATATCATCAAGGTATTGGCTCTTGCGCTCTCCAAACCCTGGAGCTCTGAGAGCTGCTATCTTCAGTGTACCTCTAAGCTTGTTTACAACAAGAGTCGCTAAAGCTTCTTGTTCAATGTCTTCAGCAATAATTAATATTGGGTATCCGCCTCTAATTGCATCCTCCAAAACACCAACAAGATCCCTTGCATTGGTAATTTTCTTGTCAACGAGAAGTAACTGCAATCATACCAAAACATTAAAGATCGTTGTTATactcatatataaatatctttagtGGCTAAATAGTCTGCCAACAAAATTCATCTTCTACTCAGATTCAAGAAACATCTACCTTGCAATTGTCGAACTCGACGGACATTTTCTCGCTGTCTGTCACAAAGTAAGGAGAGATATAACCACGGTCAAATTGCATTCCTTCTACGACGTAGAGGTTGTTCTCGGCACTTTTACCCTCCTCAAGGGTCACCACACCTTTCCTGCCCACTTTGCTCATTGCTTCAGCAATCATATTTCCAATTTCGTCGTTGTTACCCGCACTAACAGCTGCAACATCTGCAAGTTCACTGTCTTCAACCTACATCGACATGACTTACATTCAGAACCTTTTGAAAAAGACTCTTAAcatattaaaagaaagagagttcTATAAATTTGAAACCTCCTTAGACATTTTCTTGAGCTCGGTAACCAAAGCCTTTGCTGTCTTCTCAATACCTCTGGTGATCAAAACAGGGTTTGCACCAGCAGCTACCACCTGAATAAGATAATCTTAAAATTAGtacaaaagtttttgaagTTTCACATAGAGAAAGCTGAAAGAAGAATGTTACACAGACCTTGACACCCTCAGCGATAAAACCTTGTGCAAGAACAACAGATGTTGTTGTACCGTCACCAGCCAAGTCATTGGTTTTGGCAGCCGCTTGCCTCACAAGCTTAGCGCCAATGTTCTCAACCGGGTCTTCCAACTCAACCTACAGGAGAAAGTTTGAAACTCTAAGACTCAGTTGAAtgagaacaaaaatcattatcaGAGGGGTAATAATTCCATACCTCTCTTGCAACAGTCACACCATCATTAACAATTCGTGGTGATCCATACTTGCTCTCAAGAACAACATTTCGTCCTTTGGGTCCAAGTGTAACACCAACAAGATCTGCGAGCTTGTTGACACCAGCCTAGTACAACACAAAATTAGAAACCACAGAAAATGTAAACCTTTAGCTCCGGTTTGGGAATGAAGTTTccattaactttttttaaaaaagatacTTACTTGAAGTCTCCTAATGGTAGTCCCATCTTTGTTGAAATGTAATTCCTTTGCTGCGCACACAATTGCAGAACTGGATCTTCTGGGTCTAGGACACACACTTTGTCTCCTTCCAAATGAGCTTGAAGACAACTTGCTGATAAGTTTCTTATCAGATTTGTGACCATTCGGAGCAACCATTGAACCAATAGAAGATGTGGCAGTGAAAGTTGACGCCATTTTATCCACTTCAAAGACAGACAAAATTCAGCACTTAGATAAGATttcaaagatataaaaaagACTCTTCTTTTCATCTATATACGGTTAACACAATCAATATaacagaaagaaacaacaacccAGTAAGCTAAAGTAATAAATTTTCACAACAAACCAGAAGAAAGGCGACACCTTCGAAAGCAGAGCTCAATAAGAACACAATTGACAATCTGAAGAAACACTAATCcataaattttattacaaaacacCCAAAATCATGGAAGTAATGAACTAATACAAGTTTTCAAAAGCTTACAACAAATTCTTatccaaacaaaacatacacaCATAAACTGTGGCACTAAAAAATGCAGAGGATAAACTATTCCAAGAGTAAGGATTAAGAAACTAACAGAAGTAGAGAGATGACGAAGGAGGTTTTATCACCGGAAGTTTTTGGTTTCCGGATAAGAAAAGGGGAGCTGAAGCAAGGAAAGGAAGTAGGTTTATCTCCTTACTCTCGCTTGGAAGGTGCTTTTAACGTTCCCTTACCTCTTTCAAGCTTTGAGTTAATCTTGGCCGTTGGATTCAACTCTTCGGATCCTGGATCAGATTTATATTGGGCCTATTTGGGCCTTTATTCTTGCTCCTTAATTCCTAACAATGGAATTGGAATCagtgatatttattttaaaaattgattttttcccGATTAATTGCGAAATTTTCGAggaaataatatttatagtATTATTTTGTGAGATATTTCGTAGTGACTAGTATAATATTAATGTGGCTGGAATAAAGgaagtattttaaaaaaaaaacgatggagaaaaaggtaaacaaaaataatagaaaaatataaaaaagggATCTTGGAGGTATTTGAATCAAATCGAGGTGAACGAACAAAACCACTTTtgcctcttcctcttcttctctcttctcttgcGGCTACGATTCAATCTCTTAAACCCTAGATTCCTTCTGAGTTCTTTTTTGCTCTGATATTTGTGTTTGTCTCAAACTCTTATTGTTCAATATCCGACAAGGATCTATTATCAGTCTTCGCTGCCAACTCTGTTCTCATGTCTACTGTTGCTCCTCCTGCTGATCGTATcctttgcctttgtttcttttctccttCATTTCTTTTGTGATCTACGTTCATGAATCTAGTTGCTTCATCGTAATTCGATTCATATAGTGAAATGATGTCATTTCCATTTGTTCTGTTTGTTTTAGCTCGATGAATTTGACTGTTCCTGTAGCTAGCAAAGTGAATAAATTGAttagaaaaatcaattttttagTCTTGCTGAAGATAGAAACCTATTTGTTTCCTTCACTTACATTGTTTTTTCAGAAGCTGCTGATGTATTGAAGAAACTGTCTTTAGATTCAAAGTCTAGGACTTTGGAGATCCCTGAGCCTACTAAGAAGGTAAAGTTACATCTTTTAATGTCTCTGCACATTTTGTTACTCCAAGCAGAGTTCTCATAGCATCATTATCTTTGCAGACGGGTGTTTACCAGTATGGAGCTATGGATTCGAATGGTCAAGTTCCTTCTTTTGATCGATCTTTGTCACCTATGCTACCCAGTGATGCCTTGGATCCTTCTGTTTTCTATGTTCCTAATGTGTATCAGCAGCCCTACTATTATGGTGATAATTAAGtttcatttatatatcttcAGCCTTCTACTGTCTAGAATTATTGTAATATCTATAACACAACCGTTTGTATAATCTTTCAGGTTATGGGAGTGACTACACAGGTTATACCAATTCCGAGAGTGTTGATATGACATCAGTACGTGcgttaatattttcttataagcAACTCGTGTCCAGACTATTTAGCCTCTCTTTTACCTTTTGCCCTACTTAGTCATTTGGTAATCACTCCAGGGAGCTTACGGAGAGAATGCATCTCTTGTTTATCCGCAGGGATACGGGTATGCTGCCTTTCCTTACTCACCAGCAACAAGCCCTGCTCCACAACTTGGTGGTGATGGACAGTTGTATGGTGCTCAGCAGTACCAGTATCCTTTTCCTCTCACAGCCAGTAGTGGGCCTTTCGCTTCGTCTGTTCCTGCCTCTACTCAGAGCAAGCTCTCTACAAACAAAGCAGCCAACTCTGCATCTGCTGGTATCCCTAAAGGAATGAATGGATCAGCTCCTGTTAAACCATTGAATCAGAGTGCACTGTATGGAAACAGTGCTCTTGGAGGTGGTCTTGCTGCTGGTTATCAGGACCCCAGGTATAGCTATGATGGGTTTTACACTCCTGTGTCATGGCACGATGGCTCTAACTTCTCAGATGTGCAGAGGTCTGTTTCTGGCAGTGGAGTTGCATCCTCATATTCTAAGGCTAACAACAATGTACCTGCGACTAGGAATCAAAACTCTAGCTCCAATTCGCATTACACGGTATGATATGGAAGTCAGTTTTGTATGAtaagtcttcttctctatctgAATCCCTGTATCTGATAGCCTCATTCTATTCTTGGCAGAGTATGTACCAGCCTGCATCCATGACAGGTTATGCAGCTCAGGGTTACTACGACAGAGTGTCTCCAAACAAGTCATATGGTCAGTATGGTAGCACGGTGAGGTCTGGTATGGGTTATGGTTCTTCTGGATATGGTTCAAGAACAAATGAAAGAGGATGGCTCAATACAGACAACAAATATAGAAGCCGGGGAAGGGGTAACAGTTACTTCTATGGAAATGAGAACATTGATGGCTTGAATGAACTAAACAGGGGCCCTAGAGCCAAGGGCACGAAGGCCACAGAAGAGGTTAGCTCAGAGGAGGTGAAAAAGCAGACGTTTGATGAATCAAATACTGAGGAGACTGTAACATGCGTTCTTCCAGATAGAGAAGAGTGCAACAGAGACGATTTTCCAGTTGAGTATAAAGATGCTAAGTTCTTTATCATCAAGTCGTACAGTGAAGATGATGTGCATAAGAGCATCAAATATAATGTATGGGCTAGCACCCCAAATGGAAACAAGAAGCTTGATGCTGCATATCAAGAGGCTCAGCAGAAATCTAGTGGCTGCCCtgtgtttctcttcttctcggTTTGTACCTAATTCTTAGTTTATTTCATATTGTGTATTCGTTTTGTTTCCCGATGCTGAGTATATACCCCAATTGTCTCCAGGTCAACGCGAGTGGACAATTTATTGGCCTTGCGGAAATGAAAGGACCAGttgatttcaacaaaaatattgagtACTGGCAACAGGATAAATGGACTGGCTCATTTCCCCTCAAGTGGCATATTCTGAAGGATGTTCCCAACAGTTTGCTTAAGCATATTACTCTAGAGTACAATGAGAATAAACCTGTTACTAACAGTAGAGACACACAAGAGGTAAGTGTTTATATCTTCTCGATCTATATGTTTCTGATCTACCAGCAATATTTTCCACTTTTCAATGTTCAAACTCTTTCCATGTGATCATGTATGTAGGTTAAGTTGGAGCAGGGTTTGAAGGTTGTAAAGATTTTCAAGGAGCATAACAGCAAGACATGCATTTTGGATGATTTCTCGTTCTACGAGGCTCGACAAAAGACtattttggagaagaaagctAAGCAGCAACAATCCCAGAAGCAggcaagagaagaaaacggTTAATTCCATAGATATAAGCAGATGCATTTACATTTGTCCTCTCTACTCTCTAGTATTGAAATGCACCCATATATCTTTAACAGGTCTGGGAAGGAAAAACCAATGATGAGAAACCAGGAACTGTTGATTCTACCATGTAAAATGCGTATAAAGATCCCTGCATACGGtgggaagatgaagaagtagTGAAAGATAAAATCAGGGTTGGgtttgttttcgttttagCTTAGAcagattttcatttttctttggtttctggTTCGGACATGACTCTGTTGAgtcttttcttaatttcttctaGATTTTGCTTTCAATCTGAAAATTTAGTATCTTCTTTCCTTCTCcatttctcctctgtttccaaGTTTTCAAAACCTAAAAGGCTGATTGGACAAGGATAACACATCCaattaaaatgttatgtttttgttaatactCTATAAACCTTTGTAGTTAGACCATTAATTTTTGTGTGAAACTCGCATAAAATGAGTTAGTTGCAACTTGCAAGAGAAAGATATCGATTCGTGTCGGATCCACAGTGACAGGAGTATCGGAGCTTGAGTCACGGAGCTAGGAGGGTATGGACGGAAACTAGGAAATCGTTGAATCTATATgcataatttcttaaaatatgaacaatgagtttatatatgttaacaaccatattaatttatacagGTTTTACTACATCATTTAAAGTATGAGGGTAAATGAGTATATTTTAGACAATTacaatttttgtaagaatCATCTGCATTTAAATTCAtctgattttattattattttggatgAGTATGAGTTTGGCAAACCATATGGCTAAAACATCTAGATGATGTCTTTGCATTTCAATATGGATTTCTTTTAGGCTTTAGCCTTTTGGGCCCTAATGTAACACCAAGTCTGCGACACCATCCAAAAAATTACcgcgaaaaaaaaaaaaacttgcgAGAGAGATATTGATTCGTGTCGGATTTGACGTGGCAGGAGTATCTATCATCTATCTCGTAATTACGTGATTAACTTAgaatctgtttctttcttcaccCACCAAAAGTAGCAAACCTTTGCCACCTAAAAATCTTACCAGTTGGGTGAAAGTTGCCAAAATAGAGCTTGCTTTTGTCGCAATCCTATATTTTTCAGATTGATTGTTGGTGGGTTTGTGTAAATGGCGGCTCTTTTAGGCAGATCCTGCCGGAAACTGAGTTTTCCGAGCTTGAGTCACGGAGCTAGGAGGGTATCGACGGAAACTGGAAAACCATTGAATCTATACTCTGCTATTAATCAAGCGCTTCACATCGCTTTGGACACCGATCCTCGGTAAGCTTACACTAGACATTTGATCCTTAGGTTAATAGACATCTAATACATTCTGtggagaaagataaaaaaaatgtgggGAATTTAGTTAATTAGTATACACATATAGTTGCTTCAAATATGTATGATGTCGTTTTAGAGTCTGActttaagtttttgttgtgGGAGGTCTTATGTCTTTGGGGAAGACGTTGGCTTTGGTGGAGTCTTTCGCTGTACAACAGGTTTAGCTGAACGATTCGGGAAAAACCGTGTCTTCAATACTCCTCTTTGTGAGCAGGTATCATTCTTTGACCTGCTTCTGTTTTCACTTCTTAAGGTAGTGTTTCTTGATGAGTCATTCATTTAAGTTTTGACTGGATTCAGGGCATTGTTGGATTTGGCATTGGTCTAGCAGCAATGGTGAGTTCTTGTTTGTGTTCATGTTTTGAACTGTACAGTTGTGAGATTCAGTTTGGTGTTCCATTTTGACAGGGTAATCGAGCAATTGTAGAGATTCAGTTTGCAGATTATATATATCCTGCTTTTGATCAGGTAAATGTTCTCTCTTTAAACAAGCATATGCTTTCCGTCGCCATATTTCTGAACGGTTTTGTGATTTATAGATTGTTAATGAAGCTGCAAAGTTCAGATACCGAAGTGGTAACCAATTCAACTGTGGAGGTAAATCTTTCATCATTACgctttttcttgatttgttattAGTAATCTATTTTACTCATTATGGTTTATATGGATCTTGATAGGACTTACGATAAGAGCACCATATGGAGCAGTTGGTCATGGTGGACATTACCATTCACAATCCCCTGAAGCTTTCTTTTGCCATGTCCCTGGTATTAAGGTTGTTATCCCTCGGAGTCCACGAGAAGCAAAGGGACTGTTGTTGTCATGTATCCGTGATCCAAATCCCGTTGTTTTCTTCGAACCAAAGGTacttccatttcttttttaccaACCAAATCAGCTTCTTAGCACCTCTTCTTAAGTCTTGAAACGTTGATATTTCCTTCAGTGGCTGTATCGTCAAGCAGTAGAAGAAGTCCCTGAGCATGACTATATGATACCTTTATCAGAAGCAGAGGTATCATAAGTTCATTTTTGGCCGTCTATTTTCGGAGACGAGAATCTCACTATTAGGAGTTATGAGCAGGTTATAAGAGAAGGCAATGACATTACACTGGTTGGATGGGGAGCTCAGCTTACCGTTATGGAACAAGCTTGTCTGGACGCGGAAAAGGTTTATAGCTTTATCTTTCAACTCAATGATGAATGGTTCGCAGTAATATTAACTAAGGTCTTGAGTTGATGCAGGAAGGAATATCATGTGAACTGATAGATCTCAAGACACTGCTTCCTTGGGACAAAGAAACCGTTGAGGCTTCAGTTAAAAAGACTGGCAGACTTCTTGTAAGATTTAAGCAATCTTGATTGACAACTTCGGATTTTGATTTGTCTGGTCGATCTTATAGATTGCTTTTGCTTGTGCTTGGGGTTGCAGATAAGCCATGAAGCTCCTGTAACAGGAGGTTTTGGAGCAGAGATCTCTGCAACAATTCTGGAACGTTGCTTTTTGAAGGTTAGTAAAAAGAAAGCTCAAATCATCACCGTTACAAGTGACTACTCTTTATTGGTTCTCCGTTTCTTAACTGTCATTTAAAATGCAGTTAGAAGCTCCAGTAAGCAGAGTTTGTGGTCTGGATACTCCATTTCCTCTTGTGTTTGAACCATTCTACATGCCCACCAAGAACAAGGCAAGTTCCTCTTCTCTTATCATTCCTCTATTCCGACCCAAAACGCAGTTTCTAACATATCATGTGTTCTTGCTTGATGCAGATATTGGATGCAATCAAATCGACTGTGAATTACTAGCCGTACTATCTGTAGTTTACTGTTTACACTAGGACTAATGTAATCGCATGTCTTTGTTATCAATTCGTCTAATGTAACACTACCGATTAACTTTAATGAATTTCAAGATAACGAAAACATGTTATAATAGGACTATCTCACTTAATGTGTACGAAGATTATTATCTACTGAAAGATGAAAGCTTATGATCCAAACATTTGACAAACCAGAGCGGCAAATTGCTTGAAAGAGTATATTAAAGGGCAAACAGACTTGGTGTCTTATTACAGAACAGTTAGCAAAGAACTAAGTAACTCTTTAATGATTGGGTATTGTTCACTGAAACAAACAGAACATGAAACAAGATTACTTGGAAGACATttttagaacaaaaagaaaagagatttatTGGCATCTCCATTCTCTATTTACAATTTCTGGTTTTGAATCTGAATCATTTCAAGTTCTTGTCCAAGGAATATAACCCCACCAAGCGCCTGCCAACACCCGAGATCTCTAGTTCATGGCAATCCAAACGTGAACATGGTTTTTGCCTTCAATATGGTAGGCTCTGCTTTCGAATCGAAATAGTCATAATCAAACTGTTGATTGATTAAGGGGTATAAAATGTAAATGGAGATAAAGAAAGTTGAACTTACATACTATTATTGCTGGACCTTCCTGAATTCTCTAAGAACTGGGTAGATATTCTCAAATGCGGTATAAGTCTCTTCTCTCATCTGATTCGGGATTTCATAAGATGACAGAAGCATTTTCATGGAAAcaattttaatcatttgaGAGAAGTTCAATTATTACCTTGGCTCCAGTTATAACAATCTTTCCTGACACAAAAATAAGCAGTACAATCTTTGGAAGTTTCATCCTATATATCAAT
This sequence is a window from Arabidopsis thaliana chromosome 1 sequence. Protein-coding genes within it:
- the CPN60B gene encoding chaperonin 60 beta; this translates as MASTFTATSSIGSMVAPNGHKSDKKLISKLSSSSFGRRQSVCPRPRRSSSAIVCAAKELHFNKDGTTIRRLQAGVNKLADLVGVTLGPKGRNVVLESKYGSPRIVNDGVTVAREVELEDPVENIGAKLVRQAAAKTNDLAGDGTTTSVVLAQGFIAEGVKVVAAGANPVLITRGIEKTAKALVTELKKMSKEVEDSELADVAAVSAGNNDEIGNMIAEAMSKVGRKGVVTLEEGKSAENNLYVVEGMQFDRGYISPYFVTDSEKMSVEFDNCKLLLVDKKITNARDLVGVLEDAIRGGYPILIIAEDIEQEALATLVVNKLRGTLKIAALRAPGFGERKSQYLDDIAILTGATVIREEVGLSLDKAGKEVLGNASKVVLTKETSTIVGDGSTQDAVKKRVTQIKNLIEQAEQDYEKEKLNERIAKLSGGVAVIQVGAQTETELKEKKLRVEDALNATKAAVEEGIVVGGGCTLLRLASKVDAIKATLDNDEEKVGADIVKRALSYPLKLIAKNAGVNGSVVSEKVLSNDNVKFGYNAATGKYEDLMAAGIIDPTKVVRCCLEHAASVAKTFLMSDCVVVEIKEPEPVPVGNPMDNSGYGY